The following are from one region of the Lytechinus variegatus isolate NC3 chromosome 4, Lvar_3.0, whole genome shotgun sequence genome:
- the LOC121413133 gene encoding glutamate synthase 1 [NADH], chloroplastic-like, producing MDQKMRCNMPLEPVSVTLDDFYKAHMETRGEEPEIGPLVPVQSDHRLAMFGYSVEHINLLLVPMVKNKKEPLGSMGNDAPLACLSQRNPLVFEYFKQLFAQVTNPPIDPIRESIVMSLACPIGPEDNILEPSEKQCNRLFLDAPILTLHDLEIIKDTSLRTWKTKTIDTTFPVEAGFAGLVPAIDRICAECSEAADQGYTLLVLSDRAAGPERVPLSAILGSNPPPPDQDQTTSSRRSHRRDRGGP from the exons ATGGACCAGAAAATGCGCTGCAATATGCCACTAGAACCAGTG TCCGTCACCTTGGACGACTTCTACAAAGCCCATATGGAGACCAGGGGCGAAGAGCCCGAGATCGGTCCTCTGGTCCCAGTCCAGTCCGACCATCGTCTGGCCATGTTTGGCTATAGCGTGGAGCACATCAACCTGCTTCTCGTTCCGATGGTGAAGAACAA GAAAGAGCCCCTAGGTTCGATGGGTAACGATGCTCCCCTTGCCTGCCTGTCTCAGCGTAATCCACTGGTCTTTGAGTACTTCAAGCAACTCTTTGCCCAGGTCACCAACCCACCCATTGACCCCATCAGGGAAAGCATTGTCATGTCACTG GCATGTCCCATCGGCCCTGAAGACAACATCCTAGAGCCAAGTGAGAAGCAGTGCAACCGTCTGTTCTTGGATGCTCCGATCTTGACCCTGCATGATCTTGAGATCATCAAAGACACGTCTCTCCGTACATGGAAG ACCAAGACCATTGATACCACATTCCCAGTAGAAGCCGGATTTGCAGGACTTGTTCCAGCCATAGACCGGATCTGTGCCGAGTGTTCTGAAGCAGCAGACCAGGGCTACACTCTGTTGGTCTTGTCTGACAGAGCTGCCGGTCCAGAAAGAGTGCCA CTCTCTGCTATCCTTGGGAGCAACCCACCACCACCTGATCAAGACCAGACAACGTCTTCACGTCGGTCTCATCGTCGAGACCGGGGAGGCCCGTGA